One Triticum dicoccoides isolate Atlit2015 ecotype Zavitan chromosome 3B, WEW_v2.0, whole genome shotgun sequence genomic window, GGGAATTTACCAAGATTGACGTAGCTACAGTTCATAGTGTCGTCCGCAGTTTAATATTCTTATGATGTTCATACCATTGAACCTCATAATTTCTTGATAGGAATTTTCTTGGTTAGTGCTCACATATCTAGCACTAGGAAGCAAGGTAATCTGAGCTTACAAACTTGGCAATTTAAGCCAACTCTGAAAACAAAGAAACATACCTcaatattgtactccctccattactaaatatagggtgtatagtttttgacaCGGAAATGaaagaacacacatggagggaaaatttcacaagttttgggcgacattacacatgactaattgacatgagaaaatagaggagcttgcgtgatataaggaaatgtaaacaaATCCCTcaaaaaattatccaaacgagtggtgcagcgcaatacaccttatatttcgaaatttttctcaaaaatctatacaccttatatcaaggaacggacggAGTAGTAACTATTGATTACTAAATTGTCTATGCAATGTAAAGGCATGCAATCCCTACATAACTAGGATACAATATTGACTAAAATACTATGAAATTacacagaaaggaaaataaatttATATGTTCGTTTAAACCATGTTGATACCAAAATTTGAATTTTGCAATTCTAATTATCTATATAATGTATAGGCATGGAATTGCCACATAAGTAGGATAAAATATGGACTAAATAGTATGAAATCACACTGAAATTAAATAAAATGTATATGTTCGTCTAAATTATATTAGTaccaaattttaaaatttcaaactATAATTGGTTCCATATGTGTTGGACGCTAAACAATATCCAAAAGCTAAAAAGTTTGGAATTTAAAATGTCTATCATTTAAAATAACtaacccgtgcgaatgcacgggttggcgactagttAAATAAATAACGGGCCCAAGTAGTCACTGAGGATAACGTGTGATCCTCTAGCTATCGTCATTTTTCTGCTGTGCCGAACGAGCATTTAGCATAAACTGACTGGGATATTCCGGAGAGTATAGGGTGCGGGCTTCATGGATTTTGAAGTCAAGGTTCAATGTAGGCTAAGAGTATGAATTTAAGTTTTGCTTAGACTTTTCGATAGTGGCTGATTTTGTTTTCGATGGTGGTCTTCTCGATAGTGGCCCGTGAGGGCATCTCcatccgcgcccccaacaggcctttcccaggcgattttgccgcgccggcgctAAAAAAGACCCCAGTCGCGCCCCAGaaacccgtttttcgccggctcgggccaaaactggtgccggtggacccagaccgaacccggcgtcctgggggcgcttggggagccggcacaagcgaaaaaggcgTGTGGGCCCACCCTGGAGGCGAtccgagggccttttcccgccgtttcttgacgcttttccctcgcatctctcccgctcgctcgccttcctcccgccattctctccctttctcccgccaaaccccctcccgctcgtcgcgaagaagtacgccatgccgccgaagaagtacgccatgccgcgcgcggcggcaaccgcgactggcgccgtggcccagccgaagcagaggaagccgagggcgccgccatcgaagccaccgggcctgtcgaacgccgagtggagggtggaagttcagcgacaCGAAGCAGTCACCGCCGATAGGCGGAACAGGGccatagccaagaaggcccgcgacaacgcggcacgcgcggcggcgtcttcctcatcggtcgaccaggcggggatgaatccactcatcgtcagccacgcccagtacgcgccctggggacaacaaggcgccggatctccatggagttcatcgtcgcccggctacgccgacggcgacgcgcacggtgcgttcaacccaaacgtgaccatccctcatggtcaccccgctacgcgcacgctctcgcccgccttcgtcggcgtgcagtaccctccatacaactactcgccgtccgccgcctacgcgtccacaccgacgccaaggagacatacaagccggacgcgatgactccgggcgcgtcagaggggcggccggacggccacaaattggcaaagaagggCAAAAACGCCGACGTggcaaccgcgcgagtgcaggagtccatcgagcattgcctcgccgacgcccaggcccgggccgtcctacgcgaagagaagaccgaggcgcggtggtcgtcgctaatgaagaacaacgccatcaagctcgacctgctccggacgaacgtcgccgcgaagaagaggaacaccgacatggcttttctgatgggcggggcggacatgctccagagtaacgacgagaagctcaaggtgtggtacctggtgcagcgcggcctcatcctgaacgagctgccgacggcaacgctgacgacgccgacgacgcccacgaccacacggacgccaagcccgaacgacgcctctacatcgccgcccagcagtgccgaagccgcgccgatgcagcccagcaccgaagcagctccgacaccgacgagcccgcgcacgccgactccgccaacgcctggagccgaccccggcgagtgaatcgttgcgcacgcgaacttgcggcggcggcgctctgttttttgtaacgccagccgccggatttgcggcgtcttttgagagcgggaacgaccaagtttaaatTTCCCACATCCTGGGGCCGCCGCGttggggcgtgactgggagctaggtcacccccaggggccgaactagtgCCGGCACGCCCCCAGACCGCTCTATTTAGgtgccctggggggccgaacggctggagatgccctgagcgtcgggcttagagcatctacagctgtACTCTTCAAATTGATTGGGCGGACGCAAGACCACTGACCGAATaggagagagaagaaaaaagtTGATCCAATCGAATCCCTCAAAGCCTCCTTAAATGTCCGGGCTGTCCGGCACTCTTCATATTGTTCTTATATATGGAATGAATATGAGTTACGACCAGACGTGTCCGGTCAGTAGTCATGCGCCCGCCTCATAGCATTTGGCCCAGCATCGACCACTTTTTCTCTTTGTTTATTCTTGGTCTTCTTTCTCTCACTTCATATTCACCGTCCACATGCATGTGACCGAGTGCATAGCAGAACATAGGGACATGACTATGAAAATTTAAATTTAAAAGGTGATTGATCACTATCCACGGACGCACCCGAACACAGGAGCAACTAATTAATGAGCACTCCtttgggagcctcgcaacgatcaccgCCACTTGGCGCACTCTCAGCCATtcgtcacgtgtcgcgctctgggcgctcccttcggattttttttatttttccgcacgcgctTTCAGCTTTTTaaacgttttggttttccaccggtcttccctagcttttcgaccaaaattttattttgaaattttttCTTTTGTGCAAGAACgatttttttttcctttcgtgAAAGTCAcagtttgcttccgcgagaggcacggttttgctttcgcgagagtcatggccgtgcctctcggaaacggaaaaaaatcattttctgtttttttctttcgcaagagtcacggttttACTTCCGCGATAGGCACGGTTgagcttccgcgagagtcacggctgtgcctcctcggaaatgaaaaaaaaacacgttttttgtttttctttctttcgcgagagtcacggttttgcttccgcgagagcacgtttgtgatttcgtcagaggcacggcgtgcctctttcgaaaagggaaaaaacccgtgctcccggttcggttttttcgtccgttttttttgtgagaaaaagttcgtcaaaacctatcatggaatctagtttcgaagatctcgacaCAAGTAATCCACAGCGAAATTagtttgagatttggacgcacggtttaagagataaaacattttgaataaacggatctacgaaaaaagggaaaactcccaggttgcgacaagtggcgcacatacagcgcgccacttgtcgcaacctgaggaaGTTGAGTGATCTTTGTAAGGAGTActccttaggccaactccaccgcgtgaccccaaacggacgtccgttttgcccggattctgtccgtttgggtagcgcgatggggtcgtgtccgggcctgtacTGGGatacggtggccgtgcgcccagcgcgcggtctCATCCTTTGGCCCTATCATGCCCGCCTCCATTTTTCAAACAACAACGTTTCAAATCCCAGCGGCCTAGTTCACGCTCTAGAGAAACCGGCCGGACGACAAATGCCCATCATGAGTAgggcgtgcgctttgttgacgatggcctccttctcctcgacctcggccttgcgccgcgcggcctcAATCGCAGCGCGGTCGGCGGTGAACTTGGCCGCGGCGATGTTGTCCTTGGCGACCGccctccggctcctcctcctcgccgattccgcgtccaacttgacgatctcctccggcgtgcactccgaccgcggcttcctgggcgccttggccttcttcttcttggccatccAGTGCGGGACGCCGGCCGGCCCGTTGGAGTTCGgctgggcgtcggccatggacgggggagggagggggcggtgGGACGTGGGAGGGTTTGAGGGAAATGGCGTCAAAGAGGGCGTGGGGGGGAGGGGTTGCTTTGTGTCACCGACAGGCGGGTCAGAGGCGGACAAGCACGCGCGTCCCGCCCGTCTGCCCGTTGTCCGTTTCACCCCGAAATCGGCGCAAACTTGGGCTGGGGATGGATCGAAAGCgaacacaaaacggacaaaagtccgtttgctcccgcgcgtTGGGCCGTCCGATTTGTTTATTTTACCCTAAACGGACGGGCCGGACGGGATGGGATCgcgcggtgaagttgaagttgggcTTCGCTAGTGTTTTCGCCCGAACACCTCTAGGGAGGAAGGGCCAGATTAGATGTACGTACGTCATGGCATGCGACGAAGAAACCGTGCCGGGCCGAAACTCGTGTAAGCCGAGAGCCCCAGGAAAATCCAAGCGGGGACTTGCTCGTCTGCGTGGCGGAACGAGAGCCCGTGCATGCCCACCTCATGTCAGCCCAACGACACATGGCCACCTCTCTTCTCATGGGCTCCGCCCATTCGCTCCCGTCCGCGCGTTCATTGACCACCGCGGAAGCCAGCAAGCGTGGCGCCCAAGCCGCTGTCACGCCGAGCGAATAAACGGAGGGCATCTATTCTCCCCCCACCGATCCCCCCTCCCAACCCCGCGTCCCCGCGACGGCCCCCTTTCCCCTCCCCCACCCGACCCCGTCCCCCCACCAAATCAAACGATCTCCGCACAGGGGGAAAGGAAAGGAGAAAACCTACCGCCCCGACCGCCGACcgacatggccgccgccgccgccgccggttcctCCGCCGCGTCCCTCCCGGCTCCAATCCCCCTCAACGACAAGGTGCGTGCCCGCTCGCTACCTCGCTAGGTCTCCCCGATCGAATCTGCTCCTCCGTCGGTGGGTGGGTGCTCGGCGATCTGATCTGATCTGGTTTGGCTTGTTTGTTCGTGCCAGGCGGCGGCGGCcgtgggcggcggggtcggcggcgaccgggcggcggggggctgcgggGTGTGCGCCATCTGCCTCGACAGGATCCCGCTCCAGGAGACGGCGCTCGTCAAGGGCTGCGACCACGCCTACTGGTTCGCACCCCTCTCCCTCCGATCCCCTTCCCCTCACCCGATTTCACACTTGGTATCCAATTCGTGTGGTAGATTATCATTCCCTGCGTTTGTCTCGTAGATGATTTGAACACTTTAGTGATGTGTTTGATAGAGATTTGTAAATTCAGACGAATATTCCGCATTAGATTCGTACTAATCTGTATCAACCGAGGCCATGCCCATGAATTACAAGCACTAATTTATGCACTCCAGTACACTTTTCCCCTTATCCGCTAAAATTTGGGGAGAGTGCTATTTTATTTTGCTGCTAGAAGCTGTATTTAGCATTGCCAGCCCACCCACCCACCCTATTAAAGGTCTTCTCATTATTTATGAACTGAGCCTAATTTGTAGGCTTTGGGTGCTTGGTATGGATTCTAGCATGTTACCCATCTTGGTTTCCATGTGCAGCTCCTTATTTGTGTCCCGATAACCATGTTTCGTATTCCAGGGTTGTTGGCTGTATTTATGGTTGTGATCAGTGATGAACCGGTTAGAATTTGTAAGCTTCTGGTAGCTGGTAATGGAGTATAATAGGTTCCTCATCTTGGTTTGCATGTGCAGTTGGCTGTCTATTTCCTTCCAACCAACCACGTTCCATATTCAAGAGTTGTTTTGTTGTCAACATTGCTGATGGGGTCCAGGATTTATCCGTTACTATATGCTAAAATGATTCTCTTCTTGTGAGATATGCAGATATCTATATGTATGCATCGACATTGACCTGAAGAACCATTTGTGTTATTGTTATTTGCTTAGCACTTTATGTGGGAAACTTTGATTAGTTAGTAAATCACATCTTTTTGGGCAATGTGTTAGTAAATCACATCTTTTTGGTCAATACACATTGACGGTGATACATATTTCACAACTTCCTTTTGCTCTTTTATGATAATTGTTTTGTTTGTAAATGACTATCACAACTTCCTTTTGCTCTTTTATGATAATTGTTTTGTTTGTAAATGACTATCACATTTCTTTTGCTCTTTTATGATCAAATTGTTTTGTTTGTTTATGACTGCTCACTTATTTTGTTTGAATTCATTATGCGATGCAGCGTCACTTGCATTCTGAGGTGGGCATCCTACAAGCAGACACCAGTTTGCCCCCAATGCAAGCACCCGTTTGAGTTCCTCAGTGTGCATCGCTCTCTTGATAGCTGGTAACCCCTTTGTTATTTCTTTAGTATATGTGGCAGGCACAGTTATTTCAGGTAGACTTTTGGCTTGATGCTTGTTTCTTTTCTTCAGCCTTCATGACTACATGTTCGATgagagcgtctgtcttcttctgagAGCCACTTGGTTTAAGCCTCTGGCTGTAGAGGCTCACGAGGAGgctcaggaggaagaagacattTACCGCAGTTACCAATATGACGATGGCGATGAGGATGACCTTTATGAGGAATACATAAGCAGGTCACCGAGCATTCGaattggtaacaggaggtggggtgacAATGGGTACGTCAGAGGGGGGCGGAGGGAGGCCAGGCCAGTAGTGATCCCTCCTGTTGTTGATGCTGTTCCATCCAGGACTCCCAAGAAGAAAGAGGGATCAGCATCAGGTTCAGGATCAGGTTCAGTGTCCAAGGATGTCGCAGGACGGCGGGCTAGAAGGGCTCAGAAGCGGGAGGCTGCTGACAAGGCGGCTGCAGAGAAGCACCTCAAGCTCCTGCAGAGGCTGGGCCGCGGGAAAACTCCCGAAGCGCCACCTGAAGCACCACCGGAATCACTGGAGGTTGGTCCTCCAGCGCCACTCGAGGTTGGTCCTCCTGTGATCGGGTGATCCATCAACCTCTGTAGATAACGGTGCTGCGGGGAATGCTGCAGCCCCTGGGAGCCCCTCCAATAATTCTCCCGGTGCGAAGAAGAGGAAACCGGGCCTTGTATCCTGGCAACTTTGTCGCGTTGTACAGTAATTTTAGCTTCGAGTCACTCGTTAGGTCGGTCATCGGAGCTGCTACCCAGTCTGCTCCAGATGCAGCGATGTGGTCGGTCGGTCGGTTTATCCCACACTGATAGTTGTTTAATTCAAGTCATGTACTCGTGTCGTATTAGGGGGGGCACAAAAATTGCTTGCTGTGCTAATTTTCCTGGCAATGTGGCAATTCTGGTAGGTTGTTTACATCCATCTAcccaaaatgaaaatgaaaatggggGAACGGAGTCTTACTGTGAATATACTTTGCTTACTGACTTATGGTGTTGTCACTGCTCGGTGGATAGTTTTCATTGGTGCAAGTTGtttggtgccatcatattttctggcgAAGTTTATCTGGAGCACCTGAACCTGGCAAGCCAGCTCGCCGACTACCTTTTCTGTGGAGAGAACTTCGCTGAGCTTTATTAATAAACAGCGACGTTCGACGGGATTTTTATAAGGTCATGAGTTACTCCAAGCCAAATGGCGGCCAATGGAGAGAGAGGGAATTTCTCAGGCTCTTAGATTCATATTACCGGTGTCCAAACACACTTCTATTTTTTGCTCAACTTCCTTGTTTGGATGGAAAACGCAAAAT contains:
- the LOC119280162 gene encoding uncharacterized protein LOC119280162, yielding MACDEETVPGRNSCKPRAPGKSKRGLARLRGGTRARACPPHVSPTTHGHLSSHGLRPFAPVRAFIDHRGSQQAWRPSRCHAERINGGHLFSPHRSPLPTPRPRDGPLSPPPPDPVPPPNQTISAQGERKGENLPPRPPTDMAAAAAAGSSAASLPAPIPLNDKAAAAVGGGVGGDRAAGGCGVCAICLDRIPLQETALVKGCDHAYCVTCILRWASYKQTPVCPQCKHPFEFLSVHRSLDSCLHDYMFDESVCLLLRATWFKPLAVEAHEEAQEEEDIYRSYQYDDGDEDDLYEEYISRSPSIRIGNRRWGDNGYVRGGRREARPVVIPPVVDAVPSRTPKKKEGSASGSGSGSVSKDVAGRRARRAQKREAADKAAAEKHLKLLQRLGRGKTPEAPPEAPPESLEVGPPAPLEVGPPVIG